A single window of Gossypium hirsutum isolate 1008001.06 chromosome A10, Gossypium_hirsutum_v2.1, whole genome shotgun sequence DNA harbors:
- the LOC107896917 gene encoding cysteine--tRNA ligase, chloroplastic/mitochondrial isoform X1 produces MGTLLKCYKPLFSIRFSSFPNSLHSVQLRTHSFNNPKRRNPIRRCFSSLSPSSRPLINGTTLDKMDGNRQPGSPSSEMWLHNTMSKKKELFKPKVEDKVGMYVCGVTAYDLSHIGHARVYVTFDVLYRYLKHLGYEVCYVRNFTDVDDKIIARANELAEDPISLSRRYCDEFIQDMVHLQCLPPSVEPRVSDHMPHIIDMIKQIVDNGYAYRVEGDVFFSVENFPEYGQLSGRKLEDNRAGERVAVDSRKRNPADFALWKSAKEGEPFWESPWGPGRPGWHIECSAMSAAYLGYSFDIHGGGMDLVFPHHENEIAQSCAACKQSNVSYWIHNGFVTVDSEKMSKSLGNFFTIREVINLYHPLALRLFLMGTHYRSPINYSDVLLESASERIFYIYQTLHDCENVLSQHDKGLQESIPPETLNVINKFHNDFSTSMSDDLHTPVVLAALSDPLKTINDLLHTRKGKKQATRIESVAALEKIIRNVLSVLGLMPTSYSEALQQLREMALKRAKLTEDKILQKIEERSEARKNKDYKKSDAIRKDLAVVGIALMDSPDGTSWRPAIPLPLQEQQVAAT; encoded by the exons ATGGGCACTCTCCTAAAGTGCTACAAACCTCTCTTCTCCATCCGATTTTCTTCGTTTCCCAACTCACTCCACTCGGTCCAACTCAGGACTCACTCTTTCAATAACCCAAAACGTAGAAATCCAATCCGTCGTTGTTTCAGCTCGTTGAGTCCATCATCACGGCCGTTAATCAATGGCACAACATTGGACAAAATGGACGGCAATCGACAGCCTGGCAGTCCATCATCGGAGATGTGGCTGCACAATACGATGAGTAAAAAGAAAGAATTGTTTAAGCCCAAAGTTGAAGATAAAGTGGGGATGTACGTTTGCGGTGTCACCGCTTACGATCTCAGCCACATTGGGCATGCTCGTGTCTATGTAACTTTCGATGTTCTTTACAG ATATCTTAAGCATTTGGGCTATGAAGTTTGCTATGTTCGGAATTTCACTGATGTTGATGACAAG ATAATTGCTAGAGCAAATGAATTGGCGGAGGATCCGATCAGTTTGAGCAGACGATACTGTGATGAGTTCATTCAAGATATGGTGCATCTTCAATGTCTGCCCCCCTCTGTTGAACCTCGTGTGTCAGATCACATGCCTCATATCATTGACATGATCAAGCAG ATTGTTGATAACGGGTATGCCTACAGAGTTGAAGGTGATGTTTTCTTCTCAGTGGAAAACTTTCCAGAGTATGGCCAGTTATCTGGTCGGAAATTAGAAGATAATCGAGCTGGGGAGCGTGTTGCTGTTGACTCAAGGAAGAGAAATCCAGCTGATTTTGCATTATGGAAG TCCGCAAAAGAAGGGGAGCCCTTTTGGGAGAGTCCATGGGGGCCGGGAAGACCTGGATGGCATATTGAGTGCAGTGCCATGAGTGCTGCTTATTTGGGTTACTCTTTTGATATACATGGTGGAGGGATGGACCTTGTGTTTCCTCACCATGAAAATGAAATTGCTCAAAGTTGTGCTGCATGTAAACAGAGCAATGTAAGCTACTGGATACACAATGGCTTTGTCACTGTTGACTCTGAGAAAATGTCCAAATCGCTAGGAAACTTCTTCACAATTAGGGAG GTTATAAATCTTTACCATCCATTGGCTTTGAGACTTTTCTTAATGGGAACCCACTATCGATCTCCAATCAACTACTCTGATGTGCTACTTGAAAGTGCTTCAGAACGTATTTTCTACATTTATCAG ACACTACACGATTGTGAAAATGTTCTGAGCCAGCATGACAAAGGGCTTCAGGAGTCCATTCCGCCTGAGACTTTGAATGTCATCAACAAGTTCCATAACGACTTTTCAACTTCCATGTCTGATGATCTCCATACTCCAGTTGTTTTGGCAGCATTATCTGACCCATTGAAAACCATCAATGATCTACTACATACGCGTAAG GGGAAGAAGCAGGCAACGCGGATAGAATCGGTGGCTGCTTTAGAAAAGATAATCAGGAATGTTCTAAGTGTGCTGGGGCTGATGCCAACAAGTTACTCTGAG GCACTGCAGCAGCTGAGAGAAATGGCACTGAAGCGGGCGAAGTTAACGGAAGACAAAATTTTGCAGAAAATAGAGGAAAGAAGCGAGGCAAGAAAGAACAAAGACTACAAAAAATCAGATGCAATTAGAAAAGATTTAGCTGTTGTTGGAATTGCTCTAATGGACTCTCCAGACGGTACTAGTTGGAGGCCTGCCATTCCACTACCATTGCAGGAGCAGCAAGTGGCTGCAacgtaa
- the LOC107896917 gene encoding cysteine--tRNA ligase, chloroplastic/mitochondrial isoform X3, whose protein sequence is MVHLQCLPPSVEPRVSDHMPHIIDMIKQIVDNGYAYRVEGDVFFSVENFPEYGQLSGRKLEDNRAGERVAVDSRKRNPADFALWKSAKEGEPFWESPWGPGRPGWHIECSAMSAAYLGYSFDIHGGGMDLVFPHHENEIAQSCAACKQSNVSYWIHNGFVTVDSEKMSKSLGNFFTIREVINLYHPLALRLFLMGTHYRSPINYSDVLLESASERIFYIYQTLHDCENVLSQHDKGLQESIPPETLNVINKFHNDFSTSMSDDLHTPVVLAALSDPLKTINDLLHTRKGKKQATRIESVAALEKIIRNVLSVLGLMPTSYSEALQQLREMALKRAKLTEDKILQKIEERSEARKNKDYKKSDAIRKDLAVVGIALMDSPDGTSWRPAIPLPLQEQQVAAT, encoded by the exons ATGGTGCATCTTCAATGTCTGCCCCCCTCTGTTGAACCTCGTGTGTCAGATCACATGCCTCATATCATTGACATGATCAAGCAG ATTGTTGATAACGGGTATGCCTACAGAGTTGAAGGTGATGTTTTCTTCTCAGTGGAAAACTTTCCAGAGTATGGCCAGTTATCTGGTCGGAAATTAGAAGATAATCGAGCTGGGGAGCGTGTTGCTGTTGACTCAAGGAAGAGAAATCCAGCTGATTTTGCATTATGGAAG TCCGCAAAAGAAGGGGAGCCCTTTTGGGAGAGTCCATGGGGGCCGGGAAGACCTGGATGGCATATTGAGTGCAGTGCCATGAGTGCTGCTTATTTGGGTTACTCTTTTGATATACATGGTGGAGGGATGGACCTTGTGTTTCCTCACCATGAAAATGAAATTGCTCAAAGTTGTGCTGCATGTAAACAGAGCAATGTAAGCTACTGGATACACAATGGCTTTGTCACTGTTGACTCTGAGAAAATGTCCAAATCGCTAGGAAACTTCTTCACAATTAGGGAG GTTATAAATCTTTACCATCCATTGGCTTTGAGACTTTTCTTAATGGGAACCCACTATCGATCTCCAATCAACTACTCTGATGTGCTACTTGAAAGTGCTTCAGAACGTATTTTCTACATTTATCAG ACACTACACGATTGTGAAAATGTTCTGAGCCAGCATGACAAAGGGCTTCAGGAGTCCATTCCGCCTGAGACTTTGAATGTCATCAACAAGTTCCATAACGACTTTTCAACTTCCATGTCTGATGATCTCCATACTCCAGTTGTTTTGGCAGCATTATCTGACCCATTGAAAACCATCAATGATCTACTACATACGCGTAAG GGGAAGAAGCAGGCAACGCGGATAGAATCGGTGGCTGCTTTAGAAAAGATAATCAGGAATGTTCTAAGTGTGCTGGGGCTGATGCCAACAAGTTACTCTGAG GCACTGCAGCAGCTGAGAGAAATGGCACTGAAGCGGGCGAAGTTAACGGAAGACAAAATTTTGCAGAAAATAGAGGAAAGAAGCGAGGCAAGAAAGAACAAAGACTACAAAAAATCAGATGCAATTAGAAAAGATTTAGCTGTTGTTGGAATTGCTCTAATGGACTCTCCAGACGGTACTAGTTGGAGGCCTGCCATTCCACTACCATTGCAGGAGCAGCAAGTGGCTGCAacgtaa
- the LOC107896917 gene encoding cysteine--tRNA ligase, chloroplastic/mitochondrial isoform X2, with protein MFFTGRYLKHLGYEVCYVRNFTDVDDKIIARANELAEDPISLSRRYCDEFIQDMVHLQCLPPSVEPRVSDHMPHIIDMIKQIVDNGYAYRVEGDVFFSVENFPEYGQLSGRKLEDNRAGERVAVDSRKRNPADFALWKSAKEGEPFWESPWGPGRPGWHIECSAMSAAYLGYSFDIHGGGMDLVFPHHENEIAQSCAACKQSNVSYWIHNGFVTVDSEKMSKSLGNFFTIREVINLYHPLALRLFLMGTHYRSPINYSDVLLESASERIFYIYQTLHDCENVLSQHDKGLQESIPPETLNVINKFHNDFSTSMSDDLHTPVVLAALSDPLKTINDLLHTRKGKKQATRIESVAALEKIIRNVLSVLGLMPTSYSEALQQLREMALKRAKLTEDKILQKIEERSEARKNKDYKKSDAIRKDLAVVGIALMDSPDGTSWRPAIPLPLQEQQVAAT; from the exons ATGTTCTTTACAG GCAGATATCTTAAGCATTTGGGCTATGAAGTTTGCTATGTTCGGAATTTCACTGATGTTGATGACAAG ATAATTGCTAGAGCAAATGAATTGGCGGAGGATCCGATCAGTTTGAGCAGACGATACTGTGATGAGTTCATTCAAGATATGGTGCATCTTCAATGTCTGCCCCCCTCTGTTGAACCTCGTGTGTCAGATCACATGCCTCATATCATTGACATGATCAAGCAG ATTGTTGATAACGGGTATGCCTACAGAGTTGAAGGTGATGTTTTCTTCTCAGTGGAAAACTTTCCAGAGTATGGCCAGTTATCTGGTCGGAAATTAGAAGATAATCGAGCTGGGGAGCGTGTTGCTGTTGACTCAAGGAAGAGAAATCCAGCTGATTTTGCATTATGGAAG TCCGCAAAAGAAGGGGAGCCCTTTTGGGAGAGTCCATGGGGGCCGGGAAGACCTGGATGGCATATTGAGTGCAGTGCCATGAGTGCTGCTTATTTGGGTTACTCTTTTGATATACATGGTGGAGGGATGGACCTTGTGTTTCCTCACCATGAAAATGAAATTGCTCAAAGTTGTGCTGCATGTAAACAGAGCAATGTAAGCTACTGGATACACAATGGCTTTGTCACTGTTGACTCTGAGAAAATGTCCAAATCGCTAGGAAACTTCTTCACAATTAGGGAG GTTATAAATCTTTACCATCCATTGGCTTTGAGACTTTTCTTAATGGGAACCCACTATCGATCTCCAATCAACTACTCTGATGTGCTACTTGAAAGTGCTTCAGAACGTATTTTCTACATTTATCAG ACACTACACGATTGTGAAAATGTTCTGAGCCAGCATGACAAAGGGCTTCAGGAGTCCATTCCGCCTGAGACTTTGAATGTCATCAACAAGTTCCATAACGACTTTTCAACTTCCATGTCTGATGATCTCCATACTCCAGTTGTTTTGGCAGCATTATCTGACCCATTGAAAACCATCAATGATCTACTACATACGCGTAAG GGGAAGAAGCAGGCAACGCGGATAGAATCGGTGGCTGCTTTAGAAAAGATAATCAGGAATGTTCTAAGTGTGCTGGGGCTGATGCCAACAAGTTACTCTGAG GCACTGCAGCAGCTGAGAGAAATGGCACTGAAGCGGGCGAAGTTAACGGAAGACAAAATTTTGCAGAAAATAGAGGAAAGAAGCGAGGCAAGAAAGAACAAAGACTACAAAAAATCAGATGCAATTAGAAAAGATTTAGCTGTTGTTGGAATTGCTCTAATGGACTCTCCAGACGGTACTAGTTGGAGGCCTGCCATTCCACTACCATTGCAGGAGCAGCAAGTGGCTGCAacgtaa